In Mariluticola halotolerans, one DNA window encodes the following:
- a CDS encoding bifunctional [glutamine synthetase] adenylyltransferase/[glutamine synthetase]-adenylyl-L-tyrosine phosphorylase — translation MTLATTLQALPEIAGTRFSDWVTTLPAAEKSAILSAENLLNPLLNAAPYLTDLAEKNSTWLTKALSQNPDQAFADVRAEIAKSALEVEDEPALSGVLRTAKARTALLAAIAETGGVWTPAQSTSALADLADSALEACLDFLMHEAATKGLLTIPSEEARAANSGLAIFALGKHGGRELNYSSDIDIVAFYDAEAGILVDPLEANKFYTRIIRHLVALMEERTELGYVFRTDLRLRPDPGSTPVAISTDSALVYYEARGQNWERAAWIKARPCAGDITVANAFLKELVPFIWRKHLDFATIADIQAMKRQINIARNVGAARVEGHNVKLGRGGIREIEFFTQTQQLIAGGRDPELRVKPTVEALAALATAKWIAPETAEELTRTYWYLRAVENRLQMIRDEQTHTLPETTAEVAVIAQLMGEADIEAFKTTYRAALSTTMHYYAELFTEGETLATDIGDLVFTGTDDDPGTLETLRNLGFTDPAKASATVRKWHYGSYPATRASASRAHLTELLPTLLKTIAMGGNADETLAKFDHFLSRFPAGVQLFSLLRSQTALCQMLIAFMASAPRMAEAVIHRAHVMDGLIDPAFADGVTRTDVLVAKVDDFLGQALSYEDLIDRARIIGQEQKFLISAGFISGTVDAARAGEQFTALAQTLLERLFASVRREFAVRHGEIPGAGVALLAFGKVASREMTQASDLDFILLYDAPGDGVESDGEKPLAPSHYFARLTQRLVAALSAPTAEGVLYEADMRLRPSGNAGPLATSLSSFMAYQKDHAWTWEHLALTRARVVTGAKPVTERINAAIAEILALPADREKVVDDVVAMRELMARERKPRHPFDLKLANGGLVDIEFMAQSAQLLDSAKIDLPQVTTTAVLARMGALGMLPEADRLIEIHKTYSTILQAMSICLASPFKDEGWTNAFRELLAELTNYPNFERLEADLPEMAETVTKAAASWYERARGL, via the coding sequence ATGACCCTCGCCACCACGCTTCAAGCATTGCCTGAGATCGCCGGCACCCGTTTTTCTGATTGGGTCACCACATTGCCCGCGGCGGAAAAATCCGCCATTCTTTCGGCAGAAAACCTGTTGAATCCCTTGCTGAATGCCGCGCCCTATCTCACTGATCTGGCTGAGAAAAATTCAACATGGTTAACCAAAGCTTTATCTCAAAATCCTGACCAGGCCTTTGCTGATGTCCGCGCCGAAATTGCAAAGAGCGCACTTGAAGTAGAGGATGAGCCAGCGCTCAGCGGTGTGTTGCGCACGGCCAAGGCGCGCACGGCATTGCTGGCCGCCATCGCCGAAACAGGTGGCGTCTGGACCCCGGCGCAATCCACCTCGGCGCTCGCCGATCTCGCCGATTCAGCGCTCGAAGCCTGTCTGGATTTCCTCATGCACGAGGCCGCCACCAAAGGCCTCCTCACCATCCCGTCAGAAGAGGCGAGGGCCGCCAATTCGGGCCTCGCCATTTTTGCCCTCGGCAAGCATGGCGGCCGCGAACTGAACTATTCCTCCGACATCGATATCGTGGCTTTCTACGATGCCGAAGCGGGTATTCTGGTTGATCCGCTCGAAGCGAATAAATTCTACACGCGCATCATCCGCCACCTCGTCGCCTTGATGGAGGAACGCACGGAACTGGGCTATGTGTTCCGCACCGATTTGCGCCTGCGCCCGGACCCCGGCTCCACCCCCGTCGCGATCTCAACTGATTCAGCGCTGGTCTATTACGAAGCACGTGGCCAGAACTGGGAACGCGCCGCCTGGATCAAGGCGCGCCCTTGCGCCGGCGATATCACCGTCGCCAATGCCTTCCTGAAAGAACTGGTCCCCTTCATCTGGCGCAAACATCTCGACTTCGCCACCATTGCCGATATTCAGGCCATGAAGCGCCAGATCAATATCGCCCGCAATGTCGGCGCGGCCCGCGTCGAGGGTCATAATGTCAAACTCGGCCGCGGCGGCATTCGCGAGATCGAGTTCTTCACCCAGACCCAGCAATTGATCGCCGGCGGCCGCGACCCCGAGCTGCGCGTCAAACCGACGGTCGAAGCGCTCGCCGCGCTGGCGACCGCCAAATGGATTGCGCCCGAAACCGCCGAAGAGCTGACCCGAACCTATTGGTATCTCCGCGCGGTGGAGAACCGGCTGCAAATGATTCGCGACGAACAGACCCACACCCTGCCTGAAACCACAGCAGAGGTCGCGGTCATCGCACAGCTGATGGGCGAGGCTGATATCGAGGCGTTTAAAACCACCTATCGCGCCGCGCTTTCCACCACCATGCATTATTATGCCGAATTGTTCACCGAGGGCGAAACCCTCGCCACTGATATCGGCGATCTGGTCTTCACCGGCACTGATGATGACCCGGGCACGCTTGAAACCCTGCGCAATCTCGGCTTCACCGATCCGGCCAAAGCCTCGGCGACCGTGCGCAAATGGCATTATGGCAGCTATCCGGCCACAAGGGCTTCGGCATCACGCGCCCACCTCACCGAATTGCTGCCCACATTGCTCAAAACCATCGCCATGGGCGGCAATGCCGATGAGACGCTGGCCAAATTCGATCATTTCCTGTCGCGGTTCCCCGCCGGCGTGCAGCTGTTCTCGCTATTGCGCAGCCAGACCGCGCTCTGCCAGATGCTGATCGCCTTCATGGCCTCGGCCCCGCGCATGGCTGAAGCGGTCATTCACCGCGCCCATGTCATGGATGGCCTGATCGATCCCGCCTTCGCCGATGGCGTCACGCGCACAGATGTGCTCGTCGCCAAGGTCGATGATTTTCTGGGACAGGCCCTGTCCTATGAAGATCTCATCGATCGTGCCCGTATCATCGGGCAGGAGCAGAAATTCCTCATCTCCGCCGGGTTCATTTCCGGCACTGTCGATGCGGCACGGGCAGGGGAGCAGTTCACCGCCCTGGCCCAAACCCTGCTTGAGCGCCTGTTTGCCTCGGTCCGGCGCGAATTTGCCGTCCGCCATGGCGAAATCCCCGGTGCCGGTGTCGCCCTTTTGGCTTTCGGCAAGGTCGCCAGCCGGGAAATGACCCAGGCCTCCGATCTCGATTTCATCCTGCTTTATGATGCGCCCGGCGATGGCGTGGAATCTGACGGTGAAAAGCCGCTGGCCCCTTCGCATTATTTCGCGCGTCTCACCCAGCGCCTCGTCGCCGCCCTCTCGGCCCCCACCGCCGAAGGCGTGCTTTATGAAGCCGATATGCGCCTGCGCCCCTCCGGTAATGCGGGGCCCTTGGCCACCAGTCTTTCCAGCTTTATGGCCTACCAAAAGGATCATGCATGGACCTGGGAGCATCTGGCGCTCACCCGTGCCCGTGTGGTGACAGGCGCCAAGCCGGTAACCGAGCGGATCAATGCAGCGATTGCCGAAATCCTGGCCTTGCCCGCGGACCGGGAAAAAGTCGTTGATGATGTCGTCGCCATGCGCGAGCTGATGGCGCGGGAGCGCAAGCCCCGGCATCCCTTCGATCTGAAACTGGCCAATGGCGGCCTTGTGGATATCGAGTTCATGGCACAATCGGCACAATTGCTCGACAGCGCCAAAATCGATCTTCCCCAAGTGACAACCACCGCCGTTCTCGCTCGCATGGGTGCGCTCGGCATGCTGCCCGAGGCGGATCGGCTGATTGAAATCCACAAAACCTATTCAACCATTTTGCAGGCAATGAGCATTTGTCTGGCCAGCCCGTTCAAGGATGAGGGCTGGACCAATGCCTTCCGCGAGCTTTTGGCGGAACTCACCAATTATCCGAATTTCGAGCGGCTCGAAGCCGATCTGCCGGAAATGGCTGAAACCGTCACCAAGGCGGCAGCAAGCTGGTATGAAAGGGCGCGAGGCCTCTAG
- a CDS encoding Do family serine endopeptidase has product MSSKLLSNSRRWAGASALAMIIALGGGAGVALTTHQAAAQVAVQPGAPSSFADLVEAVKPAVVSITVDGTEQEVSRFNGGPNFSFPDLPDDHPFRRFFEQFGDEFGPQDNGKRKPRHFEAAGSGFIISADGYVVTNNHVVENAENVTVILDDGDELKAEIVGTDPRTDLALLKIQDASDLPHVSFADDEARIGDWVVAVGNPFGLGGTVTAGIISARGRDISGSTYGDFLQIDAAVNRGNSGGPAFNLSGEVVGVNTAIFSPNGGNVGIAFAIPAGTVKQIVDDLKDDGSVTRGFLGVSIQDVSKDIADSVGLPTARGALVTQPADDAPASRAGIRSGDVIVEVDGDTIDNALDLSRTIASKAPGDTVEVVVWREGKRQSFDVVLDTLEEAEVASAEPEQQLPEEEETVITSSVGIVLVPNADGEGLLIKGVESDSIAAGKGFNVGDTILEADNMILSSTEDFEKAIAQVRDSGRSTILIKASRNGNIRFIGLPLEEK; this is encoded by the coding sequence ATGAGCTCCAAATTGCTTTCGAATTCACGCCGCTGGGCCGGGGCATCCGCTCTTGCCATGATCATCGCCCTGGGGGGCGGTGCTGGCGTTGCGCTGACGACCCATCAGGCTGCGGCGCAGGTTGCGGTGCAACCCGGTGCGCCCTCCAGCTTTGCCGACCTTGTAGAAGCGGTAAAACCCGCTGTTGTTTCCATCACCGTGGATGGCACCGAGCAGGAAGTGTCGCGTTTTAACGGTGGTCCCAATTTCAGCTTCCCGGATTTGCCGGATGATCATCCGTTCCGCCGCTTCTTCGAGCAGTTCGGCGATGAGTTCGGCCCCCAGGACAATGGCAAACGCAAGCCGCGCCATTTTGAGGCAGCCGGTTCAGGCTTCATCATTTCGGCCGACGGCTATGTGGTGACCAATAACCACGTGGTCGAGAACGCTGAAAATGTGACCGTCATTCTGGATGATGGCGATGAGTTGAAAGCCGAAATCGTCGGCACGGATCCGCGCACCGATCTGGCGCTCCTGAAAATCCAGGATGCCAGCGATCTGCCCCATGTCAGCTTTGCTGATGATGAAGCCCGCATCGGTGACTGGGTCGTGGCTGTCGGCAATCCCTTCGGCCTTGGTGGCACTGTGACCGCTGGTATCATCTCGGCACGTGGCCGCGATATCTCCGGTAGCACTTACGGCGATTTCCTGCAGATTGACGCCGCCGTCAATCGCGGTAATTCCGGTGGGCCTGCATTTAATCTTTCCGGCGAAGTGGTCGGCGTCAACACGGCAATCTTTTCGCCCAATGGCGGCAATGTCGGTATTGCCTTCGCCATTCCCGCCGGCACCGTCAAACAGATCGTTGATGATCTGAAAGACGATGGCAGCGTGACCCGTGGCTTCCTTGGTGTTTCCATTCAGGATGTCAGCAAGGATATCGCCGATAGCGTCGGTTTGCCAACTGCTCGCGGTGCCCTTGTGACCCAGCCTGCTGACGATGCACCGGCCTCCCGTGCGGGCATCCGCTCCGGCGATGTGATCGTCGAGGTGGACGGTGATACCATCGACAACGCGCTCGATCTCTCCCGTACGATTGCCAGCAAGGCCCCCGGCGACACTGTTGAGGTTGTCGTGTGGCGTGAAGGCAAGCGGCAGTCCTTTGATGTCGTTCTCGACACACTGGAAGAGGCTGAAGTTGCCAGCGCTGAACCAGAGCAGCAACTGCCCGAGGAAGAAGAAACGGTAATCACCTCGTCGGTTGGCATCGTTCTTGTGCCGAATGCTGACGGTGAGGGCCTGCTGATCAAGGGTGTGGAATCCGACAGCATTGCAGCCGGTAAAGGCTTCAACGTTGGCGATACCATTCTTGAAGCCGATAACATGATCCTCAGCTCGACTGAGGATTTTGAGAAGGCTATCGCTCAGGTCAGGGACAGTGGCCGCTCCACGATCCTGATCAAGGCCAGCCGCAACGGCAATATTCGCTTCATCGGTCTGCCGCTTGAAGAGAAATAG
- a CDS encoding sensor histidine kinase, whose product MNSILRLWQTTTVRLTALFILIFVVASVGLLAFIAYQSSIVIQQNQIRDIEREIRQLQRTESRRGIRAVAIAVEALSNRPGPGIYYLGDDVGRMLVGNVADFPSSVLGSEGVHTFDYERANAFNGEDTDTTREGRSGYALVESVVLQSGLRLVVGRDIVERRSFTAIIFQGFFFGVIGIVVLSTLAGGLTAMRVLKRIDGITATSTKIMSGNMSERVSVTRRNDEFDRLATSLNAMLDRIEQLMQGLKEVTDNIAHDLKTPLTRLRNKAEAAAREGVNAEDRQKALETTIEESDQLIRTFNALLMIARVEAGTPSGALSNIDISEVVADVAELYAPVAEDAGMLLEASVPEGIMLRANRELIGQALVNLVENAIKYAADSDEETKRITLGLRETDERVIIEVADSGPGIPEPDRKHVVERFVRLEKSRTEPGSGLGLSLVSAVAQLHKGAFRIEDNEPGVRAIIELSKSV is encoded by the coding sequence GTGAATAGCATTCTGCGCTTGTGGCAGACGACGACTGTCCGCCTGACAGCTCTGTTCATCCTGATTTTCGTTGTTGCGTCAGTGGGGCTTCTGGCGTTCATCGCCTACCAGTCCTCCATCGTTATCCAGCAAAACCAGATCCGGGATATCGAGCGGGAAATCCGGCAATTGCAGCGCACGGAAAGCCGGCGCGGCATCCGCGCAGTCGCAATCGCCGTTGAAGCGCTTTCCAACCGGCCGGGGCCGGGGATCTATTACCTCGGTGACGATGTGGGGCGCATGCTGGTCGGCAATGTTGCCGACTTTCCTTCCAGTGTTCTTGGTAGCGAAGGTGTGCACACCTTCGACTATGAGCGTGCGAATGCCTTTAATGGCGAGGACACAGATACCACGCGAGAAGGGCGCTCCGGTTACGCCCTAGTTGAATCTGTTGTGCTTCAAAGCGGTCTGCGCCTTGTCGTCGGGCGCGATATCGTCGAGCGGCGCAGTTTCACCGCCATCATTTTCCAGGGCTTTTTCTTTGGTGTGATCGGCATTGTGGTTTTGTCCACCCTCGCAGGGGGCCTGACGGCCATGCGCGTCCTCAAGCGCATTGATGGCATCACTGCCACCTCAACCAAGATCATGTCCGGCAACATGTCCGAGCGCGTGTCCGTGACCCGCCGCAATGATGAGTTCGACCGGTTGGCCACCAGCCTCAATGCCATGCTCGACCGTATCGAGCAGTTGATGCAGGGGTTGAAGGAAGTTACCGACAATATTGCCCATGACCTGAAGACGCCGCTGACCCGCCTGCGGAACAAGGCAGAGGCAGCGGCGCGTGAGGGGGTGAACGCCGAGGACCGGCAAAAGGCGCTCGAAACGACCATTGAGGAAAGCGACCAGCTTATCCGCACATTCAATGCCCTCTTGATGATTGCACGGGTCGAAGCCGGCACCCCGTCCGGGGCACTTTCAAATATCGATATCTCGGAAGTTGTCGCCGATGTCGCCGAGCTTTACGCCCCTGTTGCAGAAGATGCGGGCATGCTACTGGAAGCCAGCGTGCCTGAGGGGATCATGCTGCGCGCCAACCGGGAACTCATCGGTCAGGCGCTTGTGAACCTCGTCGAGAACGCCATAAAATATGCAGCGGATTCCGATGAGGAGACCAAACGCATAACACTCGGGCTAAGGGAAACGGATGAGCGGGTTATCATCGAAGTTGCGGATAGTGGGCCGGGCATTCCAGAGCCTGATCGAAAGCATGTGGTCGAGCGTTTTGTCCGTCTCGAGAAAAGCCGTACCGAACCCGGTTCCGGTCTCGGCCTTTCGCTGGTTTCCGCTGTTGCCCAACTCCATAAAGGTGCGTTCCGCATTGAGGACAACGAGCCTGGCGTCCGCGCCATTATCGAACTTTCCAAATCGGTCTGA
- the ccmE gene encoding cytochrome c maturation protein CcmE — MTRKQKRLAVIGGLGVVLVIAAGLIFTALRDQIVFFYSPSELREKEVAIGQPVRIGGLVEEGSWVKTGQDNKFMVSDGETATLVTYTGILPDLFREGQGVIAEGSLVDTTTFAATTVLAKHDENYIPKEIADTLRDRGEWRPETNTADQ; from the coding sequence ATGACCAGAAAACAGAAGCGTTTGGCGGTAATCGGCGGACTGGGTGTGGTTCTTGTCATCGCCGCAGGACTGATTTTTACGGCGCTCCGCGATCAGATCGTCTTTTTTTATTCGCCCAGTGAGCTGCGTGAAAAAGAAGTGGCGATTGGCCAACCGGTACGTATTGGCGGGCTGGTTGAAGAGGGCAGTTGGGTCAAGACCGGTCAGGACAATAAGTTCATGGTCAGTGACGGCGAAACTGCGACCCTTGTCACCTATACCGGCATTCTCCCCGACCTGTTCCGCGAAGGGCAGGGCGTTATTGCCGAAGGCAGCCTTGTCGATACCACCACCTTCGCCGCCACCACAGTGCTGGCCAAGCATGATGAGAATTACATTCCAAAGGAAATTGCCGATACACTGCGCGATCGCGGTGAATGGCGACCCGAGACGAATACGGCGGACCAATAA
- a CDS encoding sulfite exporter TauE/SafE family protein, with translation MSFDILAWLPAGISPLLAFGLLAVSLAGSLITAALSLGGGTLMLSVLALVFPAAVVVPIHGAVQLGSNSGRAFVMRPHIQWRLVLWISLGGLLGSAIGGHFAAQLPENLFKLAIGLFILFSIWAPRPDIRTKGPAESFVGGTVISFLGMIVGVTGPLVLSFIRGIDDRRQLVATHATLMTFQNTAKILAFIAYGFAFAEFLPLILAMVAAGFIGTWIGSRLLLRLPEKSFRYGFKIIITIIALDLVRRAILSF, from the coding sequence ATGAGCTTCGATATCCTAGCCTGGCTGCCCGCCGGCATTTCACCGCTTCTGGCCTTCGGTCTGCTGGCCGTCAGCCTCGCCGGATCGCTGATAACCGCAGCGCTGAGCCTGGGCGGCGGCACGTTGATGCTCTCGGTGCTGGCCCTCGTGTTTCCCGCTGCCGTGGTTGTGCCCATCCACGGTGCGGTACAGCTTGGTTCCAATAGCGGACGCGCCTTTGTCATGCGGCCGCATATTCAATGGCGCCTCGTTCTGTGGATTTCTCTGGGCGGTTTGCTTGGCTCGGCCATTGGCGGGCACTTCGCGGCTCAATTGCCCGAAAACCTGTTCAAGCTGGCCATCGGCCTGTTCATTCTGTTCTCGATCTGGGCACCACGTCCCGACATTCGTACCAAGGGGCCCGCGGAAAGCTTTGTGGGCGGCACGGTGATTTCGTTTCTCGGCATGATTGTTGGCGTCACCGGTCCGCTGGTGCTGTCATTTATTCGCGGCATCGACGACCGGCGTCAGCTTGTGGCGACCCATGCAACCCTCATGACCTTCCAGAATACCGCCAAAATTCTCGCTTTCATCGCCTACGGCTTTGCTTTTGCCGAATTTCTGCCGTTGATTCTGGCCATGGTTGCGGCGGGGTTTATCGGCACATGGATCGGCTCCAGGCTGCTGCTGAGGCTGCCCGAGAAGAGTTTTCGCTACGGCTTCAAGATCATAATCACCATTATTGCCCTTGATCTGGTGCGCCGGGCTATCCTCTCGTTCTGA
- a CDS encoding heme lyase CcmF/NrfE family subunit — MWIELGHFALVLAFVISLAQAGLGLTFWRGNLGVARFARQAAIWQCALVAIAFATLVHAFVTSDFSVSLAFQHSFSQQPLLYKITSVWGNHEGSILLWVLILVAFGAAVAAFGRNLPGELRTLVLAVQGLLGAAFMGFALFTSNPFARLDPAPFEGRDLNPILQDIGLAIHPPLLYIGYVGFSVCFSFAVAALISGRVDAAWARWVRPWTLASWTFLTLGIAMGSYWAYYELGWGGWWFWDPVENASFMPWLAGTALLHSALVMEKRNALKIWTIFLAIITFSLSLLGTFLVRSGVLTSVHSFASDPTRGLVILGLLAFFIGGAFTLFAFRAASLRAGGLFAPISREGALILNNLFLATATVAVLVGTLYPLILDAVTGARISVGPPFFNMTFGALMLPLLVVLPFGPFLAWKRGDLVAVTQRLVAAAGLAVFATMLVFIFSGAQVSLAPLGFLAGFWVAFGAIADLADRGKVGRVPLAQSWRRLIGLPKGAWSTAIAHFGMGITVLGVVAVSTWETENITVLKQGETAELAGYEVTLASLEELRGPNFVTEELVFSVNDPFGNTRQRISERRVYIASRMPTTEAAILTYGLSQLYIAVGDADNEGGHVVRIWHKPYITLIWWGAVIMAIAGFWSLSDRRLRVGAPRKVKPQLKAAE, encoded by the coding sequence ATGTGGATTGAACTTGGCCATTTCGCGCTGGTGCTGGCCTTTGTGATTTCACTGGCTCAGGCCGGTTTGGGCCTGACATTCTGGCGCGGCAATTTGGGTGTTGCCCGGTTTGCGCGGCAAGCCGCCATTTGGCAATGCGCTCTGGTGGCCATCGCCTTCGCAACGCTGGTGCACGCTTTTGTAACCTCTGATTTCTCGGTGTCGCTGGCGTTTCAGCACTCGTTCTCGCAACAGCCGCTGCTTTATAAAATCACCTCGGTCTGGGGCAATCACGAAGGCTCCATCCTGCTTTGGGTTTTGATCCTCGTGGCCTTCGGTGCAGCTGTTGCAGCCTTTGGCCGCAATCTGCCTGGTGAATTGCGCACGCTGGTGCTGGCCGTGCAGGGCCTGCTAGGCGCAGCCTTCATGGGCTTTGCACTGTTCACCTCCAACCCGTTCGCCCGGCTCGACCCCGCCCCGTTTGAGGGGCGCGACCTCAACCCGATCCTGCAGGATATCGGTCTCGCAATTCACCCCCCGCTTTTGTACATCGGCTATGTCGGCTTCTCGGTGTGTTTTTCCTTCGCCGTTGCCGCGTTGATTTCGGGCCGGGTGGATGCGGCCTGGGCGCGCTGGGTGCGCCCCTGGACCCTTGCCTCATGGACGTTCCTGACCCTTGGCATCGCCATGGGGTCTTACTGGGCTTATTACGAGCTCGGCTGGGGCGGCTGGTGGTTCTGGGATCCGGTGGAAAATGCCAGCTTCATGCCCTGGCTTGCCGGCACGGCGTTGCTGCATTCCGCGTTGGTGATGGAAAAGCGCAATGCGCTCAAGATCTGGACGATTTTCCTCGCCATCATCACCTTCTCGCTCAGCCTGCTCGGCACATTCCTTGTCCGCTCGGGTGTTTTGACCTCGGTCCATTCCTTCGCCAGTGACCCAACTCGCGGTCTGGTTATTCTGGGCCTGCTCGCCTTTTTCATCGGCGGGGCATTCACCCTTTTCGCCTTCCGCGCCGCCAGCCTCAGGGCTGGGGGGCTGTTTGCCCCCATCAGCCGCGAGGGTGCCCTGATCCTCAACAACCTGTTCCTGGCCACAGCGACGGTGGCGGTCCTGGTCGGCACGCTCTATCCACTCATTCTTGACGCGGTTACCGGCGCCCGCATTTCGGTTGGGCCGCCCTTTTTCAACATGACCTTCGGTGCGTTGATGCTGCCTTTGCTGGTGGTGCTGCCTTTTGGCCCGTTTCTCGCCTGGAAACGCGGTGATCTGGTGGCGGTTACCCAGCGTCTTGTGGCCGCGGCCGGATTGGCGGTTTTCGCCACCATGCTTGTGTTCATATTCTCAGGGGCGCAGGTTTCTCTCGCTCCCCTCGGCTTTCTGGCCGGGTTCTGGGTGGCTTTCGGGGCTATTGCGGATCTGGCGGACCGGGGCAAGGTGGGGCGTGTGCCATTGGCCCAAAGCTGGCGCCGTCTCATCGGCCTGCCCAAGGGCGCCTGGTCCACAGCGATTGCGCATTTCGGCATGGGCATTACGGTGCTGGGCGTCGTGGCCGTCAGCACCTGGGAAACCGAAAATATAACGGTGTTGAAGCAAGGCGAAACCGCAGAACTTGCCGGATATGAAGTCACCTTGGCTTCACTCGAGGAGCTTCGCGGGCCAAATTTCGTCACCGAAGAACTGGTGTTTAGCGTCAACGATCCGTTTGGCAACACGCGGCAACGCATCTCGGAACGCCGTGTTTATATCGCCAGCCGCATGCCCACCACCGAGGCTGCTATTCTTACCTATGGCCTCTCCCAGCTTTATATTGCTGTAGGCGATGCCGACAACGAAGGCGGGCATGTGGTGCGCATCTGGCACAAGCCCTACATCACCCTGATCTGGTGGGGCGCTGTCATTATGGCCATTGCCGGCTTCTGGTCCCTGAGCGACCGCCGCCTGCGGGTCGGTGCGCCACGCAAGGTCAAACCCCAGCTAAAGGCGGCAGAATGA
- a CDS encoding response regulator transcription factor, with translation MKILLIEDDREAANYLIQALDEAGHVTHHAADGETGYAMASGMEYDVLIVDRMLPRRDGLSIVESLRAENDKTPVLILSALGEVDDRVTGLRAGGDDYLTKPYAFTELLARIEVLARRTSPSEAETSFQVGGLTLDRLSRKVEREGESILLQPREFRLLEYLMKHAGQVVTRTMLLENVWDYHFDPQTNVIDVHMSRLRAKIDKGFAQPLLHTIRGAGYMIRE, from the coding sequence ATGAAGATTTTGCTTATCGAAGATGATCGCGAAGCGGCCAATTATCTGATCCAGGCGCTTGATGAGGCCGGGCACGTCACCCATCACGCTGCTGATGGTGAAACCGGTTACGCCATGGCCAGCGGCATGGAATATGATGTTCTCATCGTCGATCGTATGCTGCCACGCCGCGACGGGCTCTCTATCGTCGAATCCCTGCGTGCCGAAAACGACAAAACTCCCGTGCTAATATTGTCCGCGCTCGGCGAGGTCGATGACCGGGTTACCGGTCTGCGTGCCGGGGGTGACGACTATCTGACCAAGCCCTATGCCTTTACCGAATTGCTGGCGCGCATCGAAGTGCTGGCCCGCCGTACAAGCCCCTCTGAAGCGGAAACTAGTTTCCAGGTTGGCGGGCTGACGCTGGATCGCCTGTCCCGCAAGGTGGAGCGCGAAGGCGAGAGTATTTTATTGCAGCCGCGCGAATTCCGTCTGCTCGAGTATCTGATGAAGCATGCCGGGCAGGTGGTCACCCGCACCATGCTGCTGGAAAATGTCTGGGACTATCATTTCGACCCTCAGACCAATGTCATCGATGTGCATATGTCGCGTCTGCGCGCCAAGATTGACAAAGGCTTCGCCCAGCCGCTTTTGCACACGATCCGTGGCGCGGGATATATGATCCGTGAATAG
- a CDS encoding cytochrome c-type biogenesis protein, producing the protein MKQLLAILLFLAGMGGAALAVNPDEVLADPALEARAREISANLRCLVCQNQSIDDSDAELAGDLRVLVRERLTEGDSNEEVMRYVVDRYGEYVLLNPVVAPHTILLWLAAPAMLLGGLVSFGIVLLRRRSKPPEAGRAKLTDEEAAALAGLSESDDRKA; encoded by the coding sequence ATGAAACAGCTGCTTGCCATTTTACTGTTTCTGGCCGGCATGGGTGGAGCCGCCCTTGCGGTCAATCCTGATGAGGTTCTGGCCGACCCGGCACTGGAGGCGCGGGCACGCGAGATCTCGGCAAACTTGCGCTGTCTCGTTTGCCAGAACCAGTCGATCGATGACAGCGATGCCGAACTGGCCGGCGACTTGCGGGTTCTGGTGCGTGAACGGCTGACAGAGGGCGACAGCAATGAAGAAGTCATGCGCTATGTCGTGGACCGCTATGGCGAATATGTGCTGCTCAATCCTGTCGTCGCCCCGCATACCATTCTTTTATGGCTGGCAGCCCCCGCTATGCTGTTGGGCGGCCTTGTCTCCTTTGGCATTGTCCTTTTGCGCCGCCGGAGCAAACCACCAGAGGCGGGCCGCGCAAAACTGACGGATGAGGAGGCGGCGGCGCTTGCCGGGCTCTCCGAATCCGACGACAGGAAAGCATGA